One part of the Pseudemcibacter aquimaris genome encodes these proteins:
- a CDS encoding Y-family DNA polymerase, which yields MLEIPTGLGWLYLDLNSYFASVEQHMNPRLRGRPVAVVPSNTDATCAIAASYEAKAKGVKTGTMIYQARQMCPDLVTVPARHDYYVDYHHKIMDQIAKFLPLTKICSIDEVACRLMGTEREEENALEIARNIKRAIAENVGPTLGSSIGIGPNRFLAKVASNLQKPNGLSVLYATELPERLAHIKLSDLPGIGRNMNERLRRAGVTDLPTFWNLDPKHVRRIWHSVEGERFWYALRGIETTTNEDPVRRTVGHSHVLAPVMRPRHKARIVARRLTLKAASRMRRLGYFAKLYALYVRFDVPKNTGQRYKWTSDIKIPLAEDSFSFLNALNMLWEKMIEDGTPPRIKQIGVSFYGLVPADKIMPDMFKELDDPVAQTQKKHAKLSTAMDQINEKYGLDTVVLGTLPESMSRFSGTKIAFTRIPEKAEFHE from the coding sequence ATGTTGGAAATTCCGACAGGGCTGGGGTGGCTGTATCTTGATTTAAACAGTTACTTTGCCAGCGTTGAACAACATATGAATCCGCGCCTGCGTGGTCGTCCGGTGGCGGTTGTGCCGTCCAACACGGACGCGACCTGTGCCATTGCCGCCAGTTACGAGGCAAAAGCAAAAGGCGTTAAAACAGGCACAATGATTTATCAGGCGCGACAAATGTGCCCTGACCTTGTCACCGTACCGGCACGTCATGATTATTATGTGGATTATCATCATAAAATCATGGACCAAATCGCGAAATTCTTGCCGCTTACCAAAATATGTTCCATTGACGAGGTGGCATGCCGGTTGATGGGCACGGAACGCGAAGAAGAAAACGCCCTTGAAATCGCCCGCAACATCAAACGCGCCATTGCAGAAAATGTGGGTCCCACCCTTGGGTCATCTATCGGTATTGGTCCCAATCGGTTCCTCGCAAAAGTGGCAAGCAACCTACAAAAACCAAATGGACTTAGTGTGCTTTACGCCACGGAACTTCCCGAACGTCTTGCACATATAAAACTTTCCGACTTGCCCGGTATTGGCCGCAATATGAATGAACGGTTGCGCCGTGCGGGGGTGACGGACCTGCCCACATTTTGGAACCTTGACCCAAAACACGTAAGACGCATCTGGCATAGTGTCGAGGGGGAACGGTTCTGGTATGCCTTACGCGGTATTGAAACCACCACAAACGAAGACCCCGTGCGCCGCACCGTGGGCCATAGCCACGTGCTTGCCCCCGTTATGCGGCCCAGACATAAAGCAAGGATCGTCGCACGCCGCCTGACGCTTAAGGCCGCAAGCCGCATGCGGCGTCTTGGTTATTTTGCGAAACTTTATGCGCTTTATGTGCGGTTTGATGTACCGAAAAACACAGGGCAGCGTTACAAATGGACCAGCGATATTAAAATCCCGCTCGCCGAAGACAGCTTTTCATTTTTAAACGCGCTTAATATGCTGTGGGAAAAAATGATCGAGGACGGCACCCCGCCCCGCATCAAACAGATCGGCGTCAGTTTTTACGGTCTTGTACCCGCCGATAAAATAATGCCGGACATGTTTAAAGAACTCGATGACCCGGTGGCGCAGACCCAAAAAAAACATGCCAAACTTTCAACCGCAATGGATCAAATCAATGAAAAATATGGCCTTGATACCGTGGTTCTTGGCACCCTTCCCGAAAGCATGTCACGCTTTAGCGGCACCAAAATCGCCTTTACCCGTATACCTGAAAAGGCTGAATTTCATGAATAA
- a CDS encoding threonine/serine ThrE exporter family protein yields the protein MNELMAMTDQVLTDERTVKYSVARRFIIKLGIIAHGYGPSAARLESYLKQVTEALGYGGHFHSTRSEIIYAFWKDDKMDQIVHMEAVEKGSFNMAKLARVGEVVEAVVGGGMTLDDAYDILMEIDELPNPWGPFAKAVSFLFIGVGFAGLMSGNILDIVIAGTLAILVYGNVHVAHQYGGRVLELLPFSSAYTIGIITAVIKIFMPEINVSVIVLAAIISIIPGFSVSAGIVEIVSNHVVSGSENLISGVIYLLKQFFGAWFGLATIGFLFPGDPVPGAVSESLGLWLFLPLLFIGLGIAYQSLIRDFPWVMLCCLISYLGVIFGNTFEIQYLGTLVGAITATVYGNLWARKFNRPTSIVLVPAITVMVSGSVGFQGLMIAATEESSRGFDQFLQMFIVALVISAGLLIANTIVRPKVTL from the coding sequence ATGAATGAGTTAATGGCCATGACGGATCAGGTTTTAACAGACGAAAGAACAGTAAAATACAGCGTTGCCAGACGCTTTATCATCAAGCTTGGCATCATCGCCCATGGGTATGGCCCATCGGCGGCGCGTCTGGAATCATATCTGAAACAGGTGACAGAGGCACTTGGATACGGTGGTCATTTCCATTCGACACGTTCTGAAATCATCTATGCCTTTTGGAAAGATGACAAAATGGACCAAATCGTCCATATGGAAGCCGTCGAAAAAGGCAGCTTTAACATGGCGAAGCTCGCCCGTGTGGGTGAGGTGGTCGAGGCGGTCGTGGGCGGCGGTATGACCCTTGATGATGCTTATGATATATTGATGGAAATTGATGAACTTCCCAACCCGTGGGGCCCTTTTGCCAAGGCGGTCAGTTTCTTATTCATTGGGGTCGGCTTTGCGGGGCTGATGTCCGGCAATATATTGGATATTGTAATCGCGGGAACGCTGGCGATACTTGTGTATGGCAATGTGCATGTGGCCCATCAATATGGGGGCAGGGTTTTGGAATTACTACCATTTTCCAGTGCCTATACCATCGGGATTATAACCGCGGTGATTAAAATATTTATGCCGGAAATCAACGTGTCGGTGATTGTGCTTGCCGCGATCATCAGCATCATTCCCGGCTTTTCGGTTTCGGCCGGTATCGTGGAAATCGTCAGTAACCATGTGGTGTCGGGCAGTGAAAACCTGATCAGTGGTGTGATTTATTTGCTCAAGCAATTTTTTGGTGCGTGGTTCGGCCTTGCGACCATCGGATTTTTGTTTCCGGGTGATCCGGTGCCCGGCGCCGTTAGTGAAAGCCTTGGTTTATGGTTGTTTTTACCGCTGTTGTTCATTGGCCTTGGGATTGCGTACCAGTCATTAATACGCGATTTTCCGTGGGTGATGCTGTGTTGTCTTATATCCTATCTGGGTGTGATATTCGGTAACACGTTTGAAATTCAATATCTGGGAACATTGGTTGGCGCGATCACCGCCACCGTTTACGGTAACCTGTGGGCCAGAAAATTTAATCGCCCCACATCAATCGTGCTTGTCCCCGCCATCACCGTGATGGTCAGTGGATCGGTCGGTTTCCAAGGATTAATGATCGCCGCTACCGAAGAAAGCAGCCGCGGTTTCGATCAATTCCTGCAAATGTTCATTGTGGCACTGGTGATTTCAGCGGGTCTACTGATTGCCAATACAATTGTCAGGCCGAAGGTGACGTTGTAA
- a CDS encoding phenylacetate--CoA ligase family protein, translating to MKNYSPDLLIPGAIPGMVWPAVNGSSSSTLSVISDQLEKTQWWSKEQILEAQCRQLGKLCEFARKTTPFYMKRLSGLKIDSEKGIDLTEFKKLPILKRADLQNNFEKLQTTDLSLERGPIYENISSGSTGEPVKTKMSSYLNEVNVVLQRRWYDWVGLDGSQPMGYFTSKLYQKGDNDFQHTHGWHLNYPDNDYYVNNVSLSLAKKVKWLSEVRPKYVVTYPSYTKEMIQYAKKHEIDISSVEHFLLYGEPTMLGLREMAEEVCGAKLSDKYASRETGCIAIECPESGLLHVQGDNVYLEIIKDDGTDAKPGENGKVIVTSLTNTAMPLIRYELGDVAEAGPDCSCGRQQMTISNILGRTRDLIRLRGGDRVRPITNLSDKDAFIDVRKLQYVQKTYDDIVLRYVSDEPLSEDIQNRMIKAGEEMFPTFNFNVTLERVDDIPQKDGGKLRDIISEVTEET from the coding sequence ATGAAAAATTATTCTCCTGATTTACTAATTCCCGGTGCTATTCCCGGAATGGTGTGGCCCGCGGTAAACGGCTCTTCATCATCAACGCTATCGGTTATCTCTGACCAGTTGGAAAAAACACAGTGGTGGAGCAAGGAACAAATTCTTGAGGCTCAGTGTCGTCAACTTGGAAAGTTATGCGAATTTGCACGTAAAACAACACCTTTTTACATGAAGCGTTTAAGTGGCTTGAAGATCGATAGTGAAAAGGGAATTGATTTAACAGAATTTAAAAAGCTACCAATTTTAAAGCGTGCTGATCTTCAAAATAATTTTGAGAAACTACAAACTACTGATTTGTCTTTGGAAAGAGGGCCGATTTACGAAAATATATCATCCGGTTCAACGGGTGAGCCTGTAAAAACAAAAATGTCGAGTTATCTGAATGAAGTAAATGTTGTGCTGCAACGCAGGTGGTATGATTGGGTTGGTTTAGATGGCAGTCAGCCCATGGGTTATTTTACGTCTAAACTTTATCAAAAAGGGGATAATGATTTTCAGCATACGCATGGTTGGCATCTTAATTATCCCGATAATGATTATTATGTGAATAACGTTTCATTATCACTTGCCAAAAAAGTGAAATGGTTATCGGAAGTCAGACCAAAATATGTGGTTACTTATCCTTCCTATACCAAGGAAATGATCCAATATGCCAAGAAGCATGAAATTGACATATCGTCCGTAGAACATTTTCTGCTTTATGGTGAACCAACGATGCTTGGCCTTAGAGAAATGGCAGAAGAGGTATGCGGCGCGAAGTTATCCGATAAATATGCGAGCCGTGAAACAGGATGTATTGCTATTGAATGCCCGGAAAGTGGGCTTTTGCATGTACAGGGTGATAATGTTTATTTGGAAATTATCAAGGATGATGGAACTGATGCCAAACCGGGTGAAAATGGCAAAGTGATCGTGACTAGTCTGACGAATACAGCAATGCCACTGATAAGATACGAACTTGGTGATGTTGCTGAAGCCGGGCCCGACTGTAGCTGCGGCAGACAGCAAATGACAATTTCAAACATTCTGGGACGTACGCGTGACTTAATACGGTTGCGTGGTGGTGATCGGGTAAGACCGATTACGAACCTAAGCGATAAAGATGCCTTTATTGACGTTCGTAAATTGCAATATGTTCAAAAAACATATGATGACATTGTACTTAGATATGTTTCTGATGAGCCGCTATCAGAAGATATCCAGAACCGCATGATTAAAGCAGGTGAGGAAATGTTCCCTACTTTTAATTTTAATGTCACACTGGAACGCGTTGATGACATTCCGCAAAAAGATGGCGGAAAATTAAGGGATATTATCAGCGAAGTTACTGAAGAAACTTAA
- the nadA gene encoding quinolinate synthase NadA, which yields MTIPLTANETMPKAELLAEIERLRKEKNAVILGHYYQDPEIQDLADFVGDSLDLSRKAAATDADVIVFCGVRFMAEVAKILSPEKTVVLPDMDAGCSLEDSCPPEEFKKFREAHPEHLCLTYINCSADVKALSDIIVTSSNAEYILDQIPADQKVMMAPDRHLGAYLSKKTGREMVFWPGSCIVHERFSEKELIKLKAEHPDAPVTAHPECPAHILDHADHVGSTSSILKFVLDNPAEKFLVATEPGILHQMQKSAPHKTFIGAPGADGNCNCNQCPYMALNTLEKLYHCLNTLEPQIQVDEETRKKALAPLNKMLEMSPAQAPVPPKSGRAF from the coding sequence ATGACAATTCCATTAACGGCAAATGAAACCATGCCGAAAGCCGAACTCCTTGCCGAGATCGAGCGTCTGAGAAAAGAAAAAAATGCTGTAATCCTTGGGCATTATTATCAGGACCCTGAAATTCAGGATTTGGCCGATTTTGTCGGTGATAGTCTTGATCTATCCCGTAAAGCCGCAGCAACAGACGCAGATGTGATTGTATTTTGCGGTGTACGCTTCATGGCGGAAGTCGCAAAAATCCTTAGCCCGGAAAAAACCGTGGTTCTACCAGATATGGATGCGGGTTGTTCACTCGAGGATAGCTGCCCACCGGAAGAATTTAAAAAATTCCGTGAAGCACATCCTGAACATTTATGTCTGACGTATATTAACTGTTCCGCTGATGTTAAGGCGCTTTCCGACATCATCGTCACATCATCAAACGCCGAATATATTCTGGACCAAATTCCGGCAGATCAAAAAGTAATGATGGCACCGGACCGCCATCTTGGTGCCTATCTATCCAAGAAAACAGGCCGTGAAATGGTATTTTGGCCAGGAAGCTGCATTGTTCATGAACGCTTTTCTGAAAAAGAACTGATTAAGCTTAAAGCGGAACATCCGGACGCACCGGTAACAGCACACCCGGAATGTCCAGCCCATATTCTGGATCACGCGGATCATGTGGGATCAACATCATCGATCCTTAAATTCGTGCTTGATAATCCGGCAGAAAAATTCCTTGTGGCGACAGAGCCAGGCATCCTGCACCAAATGCAGAAGTCAGCACCCCATAAAACATTTATCGGTGCCCCGGGTGCAGATGGTAATTGTAACTGTAACCAATGCCCATATATGGCATTAAACACACTGGAAAAGCTTTATCATTGCCTGAACACGCTTGAGCCACAAATTCAAGTGGATGAGGAAACACGCAAAAAAGCGTTAGCCCCACTGAATAAAATGCTTGAAATGTCACCGGCACAAGCCCCCGTTCCACCAAAATCAGGACGTGCTTTCTAA
- a CDS encoding Na+/H+ antiporter NhaC family protein, with amino-acid sequence MDEYGVLSILPPALSIVLAVYTRNIIFSLTLGAFSGALVLSDYNPFLAIAEFIETHAFPQLAVASNNQVLVVTLSIGGFIFMLDKSGGARAFAAVMVKFIGNPAKAQLAAWTTGLSVFFSDSGNALIVGPLFKPVFRELKICREKLAYIIDTTASPICILIPFVGWGVYIMGLIENAYADVGLTEDSFSVLLSIWPYQFYAFLALLSIPMIVSTGRDFGPMAAAQERYNQARLEGTIDSEEETDETPTKEEPKLITVLLPLGLMLSTMAIYIGYFAVTDGVKSVHVRSGITLAYIFASMGCAYLMKKNAKTTYNESLNIFVQGMQKMVFICIVLLLAWTLSSICSEMKTGAYLASLIGDRIQPSFLPLIVFFLGAMMSFATGSSYGTFAILMVIVVPMAHAMDAPMILSIAAILSGGLFGDHTSPISDTTVLASMGADCPHIDHVSTQFAYALTNGAMTMLAFIVAGFYPSPYIVFGILIVQFIFIRTLMRMYGHDARGEVTQAS; translated from the coding sequence ATGGATGAATATGGCGTATTATCAATTTTGCCACCAGCATTAAGTATTGTACTGGCTGTATATACGAGAAATATTATTTTCTCACTGACATTAGGTGCGTTTAGTGGTGCATTGGTTTTATCCGATTATAATCCGTTTCTTGCTATTGCCGAATTCATTGAAACTCACGCATTCCCACAGCTTGCTGTTGCGTCGAATAATCAGGTTCTTGTGGTTACTTTATCCATAGGCGGCTTTATCTTTATGTTGGATAAATCCGGCGGGGCACGCGCATTTGCGGCTGTTATGGTGAAATTTATCGGTAATCCTGCCAAGGCGCAGCTTGCCGCGTGGACAACGGGGTTAAGTGTGTTTTTCTCGGACAGTGGAAACGCCCTAATTGTTGGACCGTTATTTAAACCAGTATTTCGTGAATTGAAAATTTGCCGTGAAAAACTTGCGTATATCATCGATACGACAGCGTCCCCGATTTGTATCCTGATCCCGTTTGTGGGTTGGGGTGTATATATTATGGGCTTAATTGAAAATGCGTACGCGGATGTTGGCTTAACAGAAGACAGCTTTTCCGTTCTTTTAAGCATTTGGCCATATCAGTTTTATGCGTTCTTGGCGCTTCTTTCTATTCCGATGATCGTGAGCACAGGCCGTGATTTTGGCCCAATGGCCGCAGCACAAGAACGATATAATCAAGCGCGCCTTGAAGGCACAATTGATAGTGAAGAAGAAACTGACGAAACACCAACAAAAGAAGAACCGAAATTAATCACCGTTCTTTTGCCGCTTGGCTTAATGTTAAGCACAATGGCGATTTATATTGGTTATTTCGCCGTAACAGATGGTGTCAAAAGCGTGCATGTAAGATCGGGTATTACGCTTGCTTATATTTTTGCATCGATGGGATGTGCGTACTTAATGAAGAAAAACGCAAAAACAACATATAATGAAAGCTTGAATATTTTCGTGCAGGGCATGCAGAAAATGGTCTTTATTTGTATCGTGCTTTTGCTTGCCTGGACGCTTAGTTCAATTTGTAGCGAAATGAAGACTGGTGCTTATTTGGCCAGTTTAATTGGCGACCGAATTCAGCCAAGCTTTTTACCGCTGATTGTGTTTTTCCTTGGGGCGATGATGTCCTTTGCGACGGGGTCATCATACGGAACATTTGCTATTTTGATGGTGATTGTTGTGCCGATGGCACATGCGATGGATGCACCAATGATTTTAAGCATTGCTGCGATTTTGAGCGGTGGTCTTTTCGGTGATCATACGTCACCAATTTCCGATACAACGGTTCTTGCATCCATGGGGGCGGATTGTCCGCATATTGATCATGTATCGACCCAATTTGCTTATGCGCTGACAAATGGTGCCATGACAATGTTGGCGTTTATTGTAGCGGGTTTTTATCCATCACCATATATCGTTTTCGGGATTTTGATTGTTCAGTTTATCTTTATCAGAACACTTATGCGGATGTATGGACATGATGCCCGCGGCGAAGTGACGCAGGCATCATAA
- a CDS encoding Na+/H+ antiporter NhaC family protein, which translates to MITLIIGGFVRLLEESGGARAFSTAIVKLVSSKKKGQFATWISGISVFFSDTANSLIVGPLFRPVYRELNICREKLAYIIDTTAAPVVILIPVASWGVYIMSLIENSYLGMGINEESYSVLLSVWPYQFYAFLALFAVPMVISTGKDFGPMLAAQKSYENETIKQNDELSKEEGETKIIMVILPFAIMLTVLGGVLGYYAFTEGIKSTHVNAGLCLSYIFASMGCAYVMRRYQGTSYTEAMNSFFKGVGNLMQVGAILALAWALGSICRELETGPYLASLVGDGLNPAFFPVIVFFLGAMMSFATGSSFGTFAILMATVLPAGHILGADLVLTIAAILSGGLFGDHTSPISDTTVLASMGAGCPHINHVTTQIPYALITGAMTVSAFILLAIYQTPYVIIAMFFVQYFVIRFLMNRFGA; encoded by the coding sequence ATGATTACTTTGATTATTGGTGGGTTTGTCCGGTTGCTTGAAGAAAGTGGTGGCGCACGTGCCTTTTCAACAGCAATTGTAAAGCTTGTATCCAGCAAGAAAAAAGGACAGTTCGCGACATGGATTTCCGGTATCAGTGTCTTTTTCAGTGATACGGCAAATTCATTAATAGTCGGGCCTCTGTTTCGTCCCGTTTATAGAGAGCTTAATATCTGCCGTGAAAAACTTGCTTATATTATTGATACAACGGCTGCACCCGTTGTGATCCTGATCCCGGTGGCCAGCTGGGGCGTTTATATTATGAGCCTGATTGAAAATTCATATTTAGGAATGGGGATTAATGAAGAATCATATTCGGTCTTGCTTAGTGTCTGGCCATATCAATTTTATGCATTTCTTGCCCTTTTTGCTGTGCCGATGGTGATTAGTACGGGTAAAGATTTTGGACCTATGCTCGCTGCACAAAAAAGTTATGAAAACGAAACGATTAAGCAAAATGATGAATTGAGTAAGGAAGAAGGTGAGACCAAAATTATCATGGTGATCCTGCCTTTTGCGATTATGTTGACAGTGCTTGGTGGGGTGCTGGGTTATTATGCTTTTACTGAAGGTATTAAAAGTACACACGTCAATGCTGGGCTTTGTCTTTCATATATTTTTGCGTCAATGGGATGTGCTTATGTGATGAGACGCTATCAAGGCACAAGTTATACTGAAGCAATGAATAGTTTCTTTAAGGGGGTCGGCAATTTGATGCAGGTGGGCGCGATCCTTGCGCTTGCGTGGGCACTTGGTTCTATATGTCGGGAACTTGAAACAGGGCCATATCTTGCAAGCCTTGTTGGTGATGGATTAAATCCGGCCTTTTTTCCTGTAATTGTATTTTTCCTTGGCGCGATGATGTCTTTTGCCACCGGGTCATCCTTTGGAACATTTGCAATATTAATGGCAACAGTTCTTCCTGCGGGTCATATCCTTGGGGCTGATCTTGTGCTGACAATCGCGGCGATTTTAAGCGGTGGTTTATTTGGCGATCATACATCACCAATTTCCGACACAACGGTTCTAGCCTCCATGGGGGCGGGTTGTCCGCATATTAATCATGTAACGACGCAAATTCCGTATGCTTTAATTACGGGAGCGATGACGGTATCAGCATTTATATTGCTTGCGATTTATCAAACGCCTTATGTCATTATTGCAATGTTTTTTGTTCAGTATTTTGTAATCAGATTTCTAATGAACAGGTTTGGTGCATAA
- a CDS encoding VPS10 domain-containing protein — MGFKFKSNLLTYCMTGIVGAGLMTVPASAADGIINEDNLKAMEYRLVGPYRGGRVTTVTGVVGDDQTYYMGSTGGVFKTVNAGHTWEPVDDGTFGTASVGSVTVSKTDPNVVVVGMGESPYRHVASSYGDGVYMSTDAGKSWKHIGLKDARQISEVIVMPNDPDTILVSVQGSPWEETETRGVYKTTDGGETWERTLFTNETSGGVDMKIDPNNARIIYATMWDQNRNPWGMRSGGPGSGIYKSMDGGDTWKEITNGLPDYLGKIGIAPSGAQDGLIYALVEAGDDERTGEDSGLYKSVDGGENWTHVTENRQLVSRSWYYMHIYADPNDADTLYTLNAPMYRSTDGGKTFDRIRTPHGDHHGHWINPDNSLNMINANDGGATVTFDGGKTWSSIHNQPTAQFYRVNTDNSFPFRMFSGQQDNSSVGIASKGVSGDMGEDAYISVAGCENAHVAMDKNNPRYMYGGCYLGQLNEYDSDTKIRRNVEPYRELGFGVNPNERRYRWKWNAPVLVSAHDPKVIYHASNVIHRSDDRGVTWTDISPDLTKNQSEYQQTNPDTITREVTDSYNALLSVTESPYDGNVIWAGSDDGMLSKTEDGGATWEEVTPRDNEDGMVNSIEISPHDPNTVYIATPRYKYDDHKPYIYKTTNNGRSWDLITDGIPEGSFVRVVREDPVRPGLLYAGTETGMYISVDGGDNWQAYQQNLPTVPITDLQVNGTDLAISTQGRAFWVLDDLSPLRQGAEDRDEDAAYLYAPATAYDARVGNMTMQAVIYYTLGDEYDLAEKPLKMEILDGSGNVVRTLKSDAKNRDGGGSGSAYKLPANKGLNKAMWDYRGENYSKIDDLYIISGGDDNITDGAKQRPGEYTVRLSFDGEVMEQPLTISYDPRIEVTDAQLMEKYDLTDQIDAALRDLTDSIKTARDARKQAKAQLKDDANDEDLKKLAQEIVDAVDAWEAKVVSVDRTYFQDILNWPDMVFADMQDIYRIVDNIVPPMNQRMRDRFSHINDRWEALKPEYQAILSGPVAAFNDAYFQKRSKVILASE; from the coding sequence ATGGGATTTAAGTTCAAATCCAATTTATTGACATATTGTATGACCGGGATTGTCGGGGCGGGGCTGATGACAGTGCCGGCAAGTGCGGCTGACGGTATTATTAACGAAGATAACCTTAAGGCGATGGAATACCGTCTTGTGGGGCCGTATCGCGGTGGTCGTGTGACCACGGTGACGGGTGTTGTTGGTGATGATCAGACTTATTACATGGGGTCAACCGGCGGTGTGTTTAAAACCGTGAATGCGGGCCATACGTGGGAACCTGTTGATGATGGTACGTTTGGTACCGCATCTGTCGGGTCGGTGACCGTTTCAAAAACAGACCCGAATGTAGTTGTTGTCGGCATGGGGGAAAGTCCATACCGCCATGTGGCATCCAGTTATGGTGACGGTGTTTATATGTCCACTGACGCGGGTAAATCATGGAAACACATCGGTCTTAAAGACGCGCGTCAGATTTCAGAAGTGATCGTAATGCCGAATGATCCGGATACAATCCTTGTGTCGGTACAGGGCAGCCCGTGGGAAGAAACAGAAACACGCGGCGTATATAAAACCACAGACGGCGGTGAAACATGGGAACGTACGCTCTTTACCAATGAAACATCCGGCGGCGTGGATATGAAGATCGACCCGAATAACGCGCGTATTATTTACGCAACCATGTGGGATCAAAACCGTAACCCGTGGGGCATGCGTAGTGGCGGCCCGGGCAGTGGTATTTATAAATCCATGGACGGTGGTGACACGTGGAAAGAAATCACAAATGGCCTGCCGGATTATCTAGGTAAAATCGGTATCGCGCCATCGGGCGCGCAGGATGGTTTGATCTATGCGCTTGTGGAAGCGGGTGATGATGAAAGAACCGGCGAGGATAGTGGTCTTTATAAATCCGTGGACGGCGGTGAAAACTGGACACATGTGACGGAAAACCGTCAGCTTGTTTCCCGTTCATGGTATTATATGCATATTTATGCGGACCCGAATGATGCGGATACGCTTTATACATTAAACGCGCCAATGTATCGTTCAACGGACGGCGGTAAAACATTTGACCGTATCCGTACACCGCATGGTGACCATCATGGTCACTGGATCAATCCGGATAACAGTCTTAACATGATTAACGCCAATGATGGTGGTGCGACGGTAACGTTTGATGGTGGTAAAACATGGTCATCCATTCATAACCAACCAACAGCGCAGTTTTACCGCGTTAATACGGATAACAGTTTCCCATTCCGTATGTTCAGTGGCCAACAGGATAATTCATCGGTTGGTATCGCCAGTAAGGGCGTAAGCGGTGACATGGGTGAGGATGCTTATATTTCTGTGGCGGGCTGTGAAAATGCCCATGTGGCCATGGATAAAAATAATCCGCGTTATATGTATGGTGGTTGTTATCTTGGTCAGCTTAATGAATATGACAGCGATACAAAAATCCGCAGGAATGTGGAACCATACCGCGAGCTTGGTTTCGGGGTTAATCCGAATGAACGTCGTTATCGCTGGAAATGGAATGCGCCGGTGCTTGTATCCGCACATGATCCAAAGGTGATTTATCACGCCAGTAACGTGATCCATAGATCAGACGACCGTGGTGTGACATGGACGGACATTAGTCCTGACCTGACCAAAAACCAAAGTGAATATCAGCAAACAAACCCTGATACGATCACACGTGAGGTAACAGACAGTTATAATGCGCTGCTTTCGGTTACAGAAAGCCCATATGATGGCAATGTCATCTGGGCGGGTTCCGACGACGGTATGCTTTCCAAAACAGAAGACGGCGGCGCCACATGGGAAGAGGTCACCCCACGTGATAACGAAGACGGTATGGTAAATTCCATCGAAATTTCACCGCATGATCCGAATACGGTTTATATCGCAACACCGCGTTATAAATATGATGATCATAAACCATATATTTATAAAACAACCAACAATGGTCGCAGTTGGGACCTGATTACGGATGGTATTCCGGAAGGGTCATTTGTACGTGTGGTTCGCGAAGATCCGGTTCGCCCGGGCCTTTTATACGCAGGAACGGAAACGGGGATGTATATTTCTGTTGATGGCGGTGACAACTGGCAAGCCTATCAACAAAATCTGCCGACTGTTCCGATCACGGATTTACAGGTAAATGGAACTGACCTTGCCATTTCAACGCAGGGACGTGCTTTCTGGGTGCTTGATGATCTATCACCACTTCGTCAGGGCGCGGAAGACCGTGATGAGGATGCAGCATATCTTTATGCACCAGCAACAGCCTATGATGCACGTGTTGGTAATATGACCATGCAGGCGGTAATTTATTATACGCTTGGTGATGAATATGATCTTGCGGAAAAGCCGTTAAAGATGGAAATTCTTGATGGTTCTGGCAATGTGGTTCGTACCCTTAAGTCGGACGCGAAAAACCGTGATGGCGGTGGATCGGGTAGTGCTTATAAGCTTCCGGCGAACAAAGGCTTAAACAAGGCAATGTGGGATTACCGCGGTGAAAATTATTCAAAGATCGATGATCTTTATATTATCTCCGGTGGTGATGACAATATCACTGATGGCGCTAAACAACGCCCGGGTGAATATACGGTGCGTCTAAGTTTCGATGGCGAGGTAATGGAACAACCATTAACAATTTCATATGATCCACGCATTGAAGTAACAGATGCGCAATTGATGGAAAAATATGATCTGACGGACCAGATTGATGCGGCCCTTCGTGATCTGACCGATAGCATCAAAACGGCACGCGATGCCCGCAAGCAGGCGAAAGCCCAGCTTAAAGATGATGCCAATGATGAAGATCTTAAAAAACTGGCCCAGGAAATCGTTGATGCCGTGGATGCATGGGAAGCAAAAGTGGTCAGCGTTGACCGTACATATTTCCAGGACATCTTAAACTGGCCGGATATGGTGTTTGCGGATATGCAGGATATTTACCGCATTGTCGATAATATCGTGCCGCCAATGAACCAGCGTATGCGTGACCGTTTCTCGCATATCAATGATCGTTGGGAAGCGCTTAAGCCAGAATATCAGGCAATTTTAAGCGGTCCAGTTGCAGCGTTTAATGACGCATACTTCCAAAAAAGAAGTAAGGTTATTTTAGCTAGCGAATAA